The following are encoded in a window of Hemiscyllium ocellatum isolate sHemOce1 chromosome 35, sHemOce1.pat.X.cur, whole genome shotgun sequence genomic DNA:
- the LOC132832612 gene encoding uncharacterized protein LOC132832612, with product MVQHERHLGSPYTGHKNVMNRFAKAHVTPSPPSEAVLQVCIREEGVVTQSALRKEQEAAVRGVIPFWPSAGIGTERRLPLPSASWKKDTPSESKPGGKRPRSDRSAPPSSSSSPELPRTAPDSEQTWRGGGRVPLARLPLPLEEATPERPRRGARHPRRRVYVGNQAARWGLVKAELGWPSDEEVARVLLDVFIEKQMHQPGPSRAVQEADLDEAADVNRDSAKEDNGQAELDSVPSLSVGSESTVTLSHPSSIGSIEDETDSSLFSGAGSASDSISKHPVTASGRAGRPSFPRAKAEPAEWESDSEGRAFSHRDPEGKEAKNTGTDLAVPPEPRAEGPERQRPSDGDVIRICIGEDGGTAYPEIKIEREDPCSLPSPAASTGSDSTVTLSHPSSDISFEEDCCTEADLVSESDTEAAVTRRRKRMASPARNCRCEQRGALDIGKEIDRWNSLKQSLRLKSDEEMARALLDVYTKTHSIPLSPITTIATMVKEV from the exons GTTTGCAAAGGCCCACGTGACTCCCTCCCCGCCCAGCGAGGCTGTGCTACAGGTCTGCATCCGTGAAGAAGGTGTGGTGACTCAAAGTGCCCTCAGGAAAG AGCAGGAGGCTGCTGTCCGCGGTGTCATTCCCTTCTGGCCATCAGCTGGCATCGGCACCGAGAGGAGACTACCTTTACCATCTGCGAGCTGGAAGAAGGACACTCCCAGTGAATCAAAACCTGGAGGGAAAAGGCCCCGTTCAGACAG GTCTGCGCCGCCCAGCAGCAGCAGCTCGCCCGAACTCCCGAGGACGGCGCCGGACAGCGAGCAGACTTGGCGGGGGGGCGGGAGAGTGCCGCTGGCGAGGCTCCCGCTCCCCTTGGAAGAGGCCACCCCGGAGAGGCCGAGACGGGGCGCCCGGCATCCGCGGAGGAGGGTCTACGTCGGCAACCAGGCGGCTCGCTGGGGTCTGGTGAAGGCTGAACTCGGCTGGCCGAGCGATGAGGAGGTGGCCAGGGTGCTGCTGGACGT GTTTATCGAGAAGCAGATGCATCAGCCGGGTCCCAGTCGCGCCGTCCAGGAGGCTGACCTCGACGAAGCGGCGGACGTCAATCGCGATTCAGCCAAAGAGGACAATG GTCAAGCTGAGTTGGACAGTGTCCCGTCGCTGTCAGTGGGATCAGAATCGACTGTGACCTTGTCGCACCCCAGCAG TATCGGCAGCATCGAGGATGAGACGGACAGCTCCCTGTTCAGCGGTGCAGGTTCTGCCTCTGACAGCATCTCCAAACATCCGGTCACAGCAAGCGGGAGGGCCGGGCGCCCGTCGTTCCCCCGAGCGAAAGCGGAACCCGCCGAGTGGGAGTCCGACAGCGAGGGCCGTGCGTTCAGTCACCGCGATCCCGAAGGCAAGGAGGCGAAAAACACGGGGACAGACCTGGCTGTCCCGCCAGAGCC ACGTGCCGAAGGCCCCGAGAGACAGCGACCTTCCGATGGGGATGTTATCCGAATCTGCATCGGTGAGGACGGTGGGACAGCCTATCCTGAAATCAAAATAG AGCGAGAGGACCCGTGCAGCCTTCCTTCGCCAGCGGCCTCAACGGGTTCAGACAGCACGGTGACCTTATCACATCCGAGCAG CGATATCAGTTTTGAGGAGGATTGCTGCACTGAGGCAGACTTGGTATCTGAGAGCGACACAGAGGCAGCGGTGACGAGGCGGAGAAAGCGGATGGCTAGTCCGGCCAGGAATTGCCGGTGCGAGCAGCGCGGGGCGCTTGACATCGGAAAGGAGATCGACCGCTGGAACTCACTCAAGCAAAGCCTGCGGCTGAAGAGCGATGAAGAAATGGCCAGGGCACTGCTGGATGT GTATACCAAGACCCACTCCATTCCCCTCAGTCCAATAACCACAATTGCTACAATGGTGAAGGAGGTGTGA